A region of Natribaculum luteum DNA encodes the following proteins:
- a CDS encoding 2Fe-2S iron-sulfur cluster-binding protein, producing the protein MDYSQMGLIIGLVMTVGAVALHFIKGTPWTAGEDITQDVLERRAETVPETDFPEPMNRAIGGGGVAAGAVAGGEAGGELEEGEEGAEETSGPGDIPEDEIEYFEIEYVKEGETIEVANNETLLEAGEDQGWDLPYACRQGQCVSCGGQISGDSNELVEHDDQQMLDENEMGEGYVLTCVAYPRGEFSLETSETP; encoded by the coding sequence ATGGACTACAGTCAGATGGGGCTCATTATCGGACTCGTGATGACCGTGGGTGCTGTGGCCCTGCATTTCATCAAGGGCACACCGTGGACAGCCGGCGAAGACATCACCCAGGACGTCCTCGAGCGTCGTGCCGAGACCGTCCCCGAAACGGACTTCCCCGAACCGATGAACCGCGCCATCGGCGGTGGCGGCGTCGCGGCAGGTGCAGTCGCCGGCGGCGAAGCGGGTGGCGAACTCGAAGAAGGTGAGGAGGGCGCAGAAGAGACCTCGGGCCCCGGCGACATCCCCGAAGACGAGATCGAGTACTTCGAGATCGAGTACGTCAAGGAAGGCGAGACGATCGAAGTCGCGAACAACGAGACGCTGCTCGAGGCCGGCGAAGACCAGGGCTGGGACCTCCCCTACGCCTGCCGCCAGGGCCAGTGTGTCTCCTGTGGCGGACAGATCTCCGGCGACTCCAACGAACTCGTCGAACACGACGACCAGCAGATGCTCGACGAAAACGAGATGGGCGAGGGCTACGTCCTCACCTGCGTCGCCTACCCCCGCGGCGAGTTCTCCCTCGAAACCAGCGAAACGCCCTGA